One Fuerstiella marisgermanici DNA window includes the following coding sequences:
- a CDS encoding (2Fe-2S)-binding protein translates to MKIDDKLCYCFHVSKRKVLNHIRIHQPRVASQLSECGGAGTGCGWCVPFLKKCFDAERGGYVADTEMTAEQYEAERAAYIAAGKKRRT, encoded by the coding sequence GTGAAAATTGACGACAAACTGTGCTATTGCTTTCACGTTTCTAAACGGAAAGTGCTAAACCACATTCGCATCCACCAGCCCAGGGTCGCCAGCCAGCTAAGTGAATGCGGTGGAGCAGGCACCGGCTGCGGTTGGTGCGTGCCGTTTCTGAAGAAGTGCTTCGACGCGGAGCGAGGCGGCTATGTGGCCGACACGGAAATGACAGCCGAACAATACGAAGCCGAACGAGCCGCCTACATTGCAGCAGGGAAGAAACGGCGGACGTAG
- a CDS encoding serine/threonine protein kinase, giving the protein MSDTSEESGFQLIGFPTHEAVTELRAREPVEILASQFVEELRAGKSPSVEQYARRFPLHANVIRDSFPVLALLEQARFNDEAASIRRSMPDTFPFTRLGRCELLCELGRGGMGVVFQAREIDTGHVVAVKVLPWRVSIVPDWQKKFEEEARTTAKLRHRNIVPVFRFGQEHGYCYYVMQFVNGIGLDVIIRRLREVDGVIYRDEIERQESAKPRGFVTTDELPAIQTKEDIVNATEPKRSKLSRSSWKSFTQLAIQATQALRYAHSQGILHNDIKPGNLLLDSDGRVWITDFGLSEPIEANDPASRQKVMGTLRYMAPERLMGTHEASSDIYSLGITLYELLTLKTAFEADNEDDMLTQIFERGPLEPRKVEPSIPKGLETIILNCISPHPPQRYPSAGALLSDLLKFSRDQKVVSLRPSGFRNFLSRMTGNQPPRLRDSFDQ; this is encoded by the coding sequence ATGTCCGACACGTCCGAAGAATCCGGCTTTCAGTTAATTGGGTTCCCAACTCACGAAGCCGTCACAGAACTTCGCGCGCGCGAGCCCGTAGAAATTCTAGCGAGTCAGTTTGTGGAGGAACTTCGCGCAGGCAAGTCGCCAAGTGTCGAACAATACGCGCGGCGGTTTCCACTACATGCGAACGTGATTCGAGATTCGTTTCCAGTGCTGGCACTGCTTGAGCAGGCTCGCTTCAACGACGAAGCCGCGTCGATTCGTCGCAGCATGCCTGACACGTTTCCGTTCACTCGCCTGGGGCGGTGCGAGCTATTATGTGAACTTGGCCGTGGCGGCATGGGTGTCGTCTTTCAGGCTCGCGAAATCGACACCGGACACGTGGTCGCGGTGAAGGTGTTGCCCTGGCGAGTTTCCATCGTCCCGGATTGGCAGAAGAAATTCGAAGAAGAAGCTCGCACAACGGCAAAGCTGCGACACCGTAACATCGTGCCGGTATTCCGTTTCGGTCAGGAACACGGTTACTGCTACTACGTGATGCAGTTCGTAAACGGAATCGGCCTGGACGTGATCATTCGCCGGTTGCGTGAAGTGGATGGTGTTATCTACCGAGATGAAATCGAGCGACAGGAATCCGCGAAACCGCGTGGTTTTGTGACGACTGACGAATTACCCGCCATCCAAACAAAAGAAGACATCGTCAACGCGACGGAACCCAAACGCAGCAAACTGTCTCGGTCGTCATGGAAGAGCTTCACGCAACTGGCGATCCAGGCGACTCAGGCATTGCGGTACGCGCACAGTCAGGGAATTCTGCACAACGATATCAAGCCGGGGAACCTGCTGCTGGATAGCGACGGCCGAGTGTGGATCACAGACTTCGGTCTTTCTGAACCGATCGAAGCAAACGATCCTGCGTCGCGACAAAAGGTGATGGGCACTCTGCGATACATGGCCCCGGAACGACTGATGGGCACTCACGAAGCCAGCAGTGACATCTATTCACTAGGCATCACGCTTTATGAATTACTCACACTGAAGACAGCGTTCGAAGCAGACAACGAAGATGACATGCTCACGCAGATTTTCGAACGTGGACCGCTGGAGCCCCGCAAAGTCGAACCGTCGATTCCGAAAGGGCTGGAAACGATTATTCTAAACTGCATTTCACCACACCCACCGCAGCGCTATCCGTCCGCGGGCGCGTTACTGTCCGACCTGCTGAAGTTCAGCCGCGATCAAAAAGTCGTGTCGCTGCGGCCATCCGGGTTCCGCAATTTTCTGTCACGCATGACGGGCAACCAGCCGCCTCGTCTGCGCGATTCGTTCGACCAATAA
- a CDS encoding sigma-70 family RNA polymerase sigma factor, producing the protein MSPSEPDQQLIDRVVGGDKDALATLFSQHRDRLWRMVTFRMDPRLHGRVDADDVLQEAWLAAVQRIDHFLADASRSIFVWFRLITSQTMVDIHRRHLGTQKRDAAKEFSIHKGWSSESTSFSLSFHLLGHLTSPTQAALREELSQQLKTALDSMNEIDREVLALRHFEQLTNRETAQILSISDQAASDRYMRALGRLKGVLKALPGFVE; encoded by the coding sequence GTGTCGCCATCTGAACCTGACCAACAGTTGATCGATCGCGTTGTCGGCGGCGACAAAGATGCATTGGCGACGCTGTTTTCGCAACACCGCGATCGGTTGTGGCGTATGGTCACCTTCCGCATGGACCCGCGGCTCCACGGTCGAGTGGATGCTGACGACGTGCTGCAGGAAGCATGGCTGGCCGCCGTACAACGAATCGACCACTTTCTGGCGGACGCGTCTCGGTCGATCTTTGTCTGGTTTCGTTTAATCACCAGCCAGACCATGGTGGACATCCACCGGCGTCACCTGGGAACTCAGAAACGAGACGCGGCCAAGGAATTTTCCATCCACAAAGGCTGGAGTTCCGAATCGACGTCGTTCTCGTTGTCGTTTCATCTGCTCGGGCATCTCACGTCCCCCACACAGGCCGCTCTTCGCGAAGAACTGTCGCAACAACTGAAGACGGCGCTGGATTCGATGAACGAAATCGATCGTGAAGTACTGGCGCTGCGGCATTTCGAACAGCTCACCAATCGCGAGACCGCTCAGATTTTGAGTATCTCGGACCAGGCGGCCAGCGATCGTTATATGCGAGCTTTGGGGCGGTTGAAGGGAGTTTTGAAGGCATTGCCCGGTTTCGTCGAATAG
- a CDS encoding argininosuccinate synthase: protein MAESVVLAYSGGLDTSVLVGWLQDKGYDVHCLYVELGQPCEDREAILQKALDIGAKSSELVDVREEMCRDIAFPTLQWQARYENIYLLGTSIARPLISKVCLQRAREVGAVAFVHGATGKGNDQCRFQLAAEALDPTVNVIAPWRMDEFRDKFPGRTEMLAYCAEKNIPVKASASKPYSSDENCLHISYEAGDLEDPTVDGETVIDFGMTVSAQEAPDKEEVVTVGFESGVPVSVNGEQLSAAEIVETLNTIGGRNGCGRIDIIENRFVGMKSRGVYEAPGMTLLYAAHQAMEQLTLDRDLTHLRDQLSPVVAEMVYYGHWYCAKMDALLAFIKEAQKPVSGEITMSLYKGNIRISSRTSPNSLYDEAIASMEKGGDYNQNDATGFLRIVGLPGRVQGTVRPREY from the coding sequence GTGGCGGAATCTGTTGTTTTGGCGTATAGCGGCGGGTTAGACACGTCTGTTTTGGTGGGCTGGCTGCAGGATAAAGGCTACGACGTGCATTGCCTGTACGTTGAGTTGGGCCAGCCATGCGAGGATCGCGAAGCCATTCTGCAGAAGGCACTGGATATCGGTGCCAAGTCGTCCGAGCTGGTCGACGTTCGCGAAGAAATGTGCCGGGACATCGCGTTTCCGACTCTGCAATGGCAGGCCAGGTATGAAAACATCTACCTGCTGGGCACTTCGATCGCCCGTCCGCTGATCTCGAAAGTCTGCCTGCAGCGAGCTCGTGAAGTGGGCGCGGTGGCGTTTGTTCACGGTGCGACCGGCAAAGGCAACGACCAGTGCCGTTTTCAGTTGGCTGCGGAAGCTTTGGATCCTACGGTCAACGTGATCGCTCCGTGGCGGATGGACGAATTCCGCGACAAGTTTCCTGGTCGGACCGAAATGTTGGCCTACTGTGCGGAGAAAAACATTCCCGTCAAAGCGAGTGCCAGCAAGCCGTATTCCAGCGACGAAAACTGCCTGCACATCAGCTACGAAGCAGGCGACCTTGAAGATCCGACGGTCGACGGCGAAACCGTCATCGACTTCGGCATGACGGTGTCGGCACAGGAAGCACCAGACAAAGAAGAAGTTGTAACCGTTGGCTTTGAATCAGGCGTTCCGGTATCTGTGAATGGCGAACAACTATCCGCTGCAGAGATCGTGGAAACGCTGAATACAATCGGTGGCCGCAATGGCTGCGGTCGCATCGACATTATCGAAAACCGATTTGTCGGAATGAAAAGTCGCGGAGTTTACGAAGCTCCCGGCATGACGCTGCTGTACGCGGCTCATCAGGCGATGGAGCAACTCACGCTGGACCGCGACCTGACTCACCTGCGAGATCAGCTAAGCCCCGTGGTTGCCGAAATGGTTTACTATGGTCACTGGTACTGTGCGAAGATGGACGCCCTGCTGGCCTTCATCAAGGAAGCTCAAAAGCCGGTTTCCGGCGAGATCACGATGTCGCTGTACAAGGGCAATATTCGCATCAGCAGCCGTACATCGCCTAACAGCCTGTACGATGAAGCAATCGCGAGCATGGAAAAAGGCGGAGACTACAACCAGAACGACGCGACCGGTTTTCTGCGAATCGTGGGCTTGCCGGGCCGAGTTCAGGGCACCGTGCGACCACGCGAGTATTGA